A window of Hevea brasiliensis isolate MT/VB/25A 57/8 chromosome 14, ASM3005281v1, whole genome shotgun sequence contains these coding sequences:
- the LOC110670960 gene encoding uncharacterized protein LOC110670960 isoform X2, translating into MQNTFGPSIKALVAQHFFRHLDVDVKVVVGSCISEITRITAPDALEDDDRMKVVFQNGEGDSLADSCSLKTQDDGNHTDQSKSIDMFSNIKNGILDTKKKVKSLSNSLFLLHSPAFSCSCD; encoded by the exons ATGCAAAATACGTTTGGCCCATCTATTAAAGCATTGGTTGCACAACACTTTTTTAGGCATTTGGATGTTGATGTTAAAGTAGTAGTTGGCTCTTGTATTAGTGAAATAACCAGAATAACTGCTCCAGATGCTCTTGAGGATGATGATCGGATGAAGGTTGTATTTCAG AATGGTGAAGGCGATTCCTTGGCAGATTCTTGTTCCTTAAAGACACAAGATGATGGTAATCATACTGATCAGTCAAAAAGCATTGACATGTTCAGCAATATTAAGAATGGTATTTTGGATACCAAGAAGAAAGTTAAAAGTCTATCTAATTCTCTTTTCCTATTACATTCACCAGCATTCAGTTGCAGTTGTGACTGA
- the LOC110670960 gene encoding sister chromatid cohesion protein PDS5 homolog C isoform X3 yields MKKNSVKDKVKNCLSKVEQFLIKSMQNTFGPSIKALVAQHFFRHLDVDVKVVVGSCISEITRITAPDALEDDDRMKVVFQNGEGDSLADSCSLKTQDDAFSCSCD; encoded by the exons ATGAAGAAAAACAGTGTCAAAGACAAG GTTAAGAATTGTTTATCAAAAGTAGAGCAGTTCCTTATAAAATCAATGCAAAATACGTTTGGCCCATCTATTAAAGCATTGGTTGCACAACACTTTTTTAGGCATTTGGATGTTGATGTTAAAGTAGTAGTTGGCTCTTGTATTAGTGAAATAACCAGAATAACTGCTCCAGATGCTCTTGAGGATGATGATCGGATGAAGGTTGTATTTCAG AATGGTGAAGGCGATTCCTTGGCAGATTCTTGTTCCTTAAAGACACAAGATGATG CATTCAGTTGCAGTTGTGACTGA
- the LOC110670960 gene encoding sister chromatid cohesion protein PDS5 homolog C isoform X1: protein MKKNSVKDKVKNCLSKVEQFLIKSMQNTFGPSIKALVAQHFFRHLDVDVKVVVGSCISEITRITAPDALEDDDRMKVVFQNGEGDSLADSCSLKTQDDGNHTDQSKSIDMFSNIKNGILDTKKKVKSLSNSLFLLHSPAFSCSCD from the exons ATGAAGAAAAACAGTGTCAAAGACAAG GTTAAGAATTGTTTATCAAAAGTAGAGCAGTTCCTTATAAAATCAATGCAAAATACGTTTGGCCCATCTATTAAAGCATTGGTTGCACAACACTTTTTTAGGCATTTGGATGTTGATGTTAAAGTAGTAGTTGGCTCTTGTATTAGTGAAATAACCAGAATAACTGCTCCAGATGCTCTTGAGGATGATGATCGGATGAAGGTTGTATTTCAG AATGGTGAAGGCGATTCCTTGGCAGATTCTTGTTCCTTAAAGACACAAGATGATGGTAATCATACTGATCAGTCAAAAAGCATTGACATGTTCAGCAATATTAAGAATGGTATTTTGGATACCAAGAAGAAAGTTAAAAGTCTATCTAATTCTCTTTTCCTATTACATTCACCAGCATTCAGTTGCAGTTGTGACTGA